CCGGATCTGCGGCACGGCGTACGAGCCGAGCAGCAGCATCGCGGACTCGCCGCCCGCGAACGCGCGCGTCCCCTCCTGGTAGCCGACGGCCGCCGGGTCGGGCTGCGTGTACTCGTACAGCTCGCCCTCCTTCTCGAGGGCTTCGAGCCAGCCCTCCGCGAAGGTCGTCTCGCCCGCGAAACGCTCCTCGAAGAAGTCCTCGGGGGCGGTCTGCGCGGTGAGCGGCGCGAGCGGCGACTGCGCGGTCCACGCGTCGGCGAGCATCCCGTAGAACGGCGTGACGCCCGCGTCCTGGAAGGTCTGGGCCGCGGCGATGAGCTCTCCCCACGTGGTCGGCACCTCGACGCCGTGCTGCGCGAAGAGCTCCTCGTTGTAGAGGACGCCGCTCGCGTTGGCCGCGAACGGGATGCCGTTGACCGCGCCGGGCGCGCTCTGGCCGAGGGCCTGCACGACCTCGACGAACCCGGGGTTGATGTCGTCGAGCACCGGGTCGTCCGCGAAGTCCGTGAAGATGCCGGCCGACGCGAACTCGCCGAACGTGCCGTTGCCGTTGAGCGTGAGCACGTCGGGCACGTCGTCCTTCACGAGCCGCGTGCGCAGCGCCGTCTCGGGGTCGGGCACGTTCTGCACGACGACGCGGACGTCGGGGTTCTGCTCCTCGAACTGCGCGGCGAGGTCCTCGAAGTACTCGACGGCCTCGGGCTTGAACTGGAAGAACGTGATCGTCGTGCGGTCGTCGCCGCGCGCGCACGCGGCCAGCGGCAGCAGGAGGGCCGCGGCCGCGAGCGCCGCGGTCGTGCGTCTGCTCGCCCGTCTCCTGGTCATGCGATGCCTCCTGACGTCGGCCGGGCGGCGTCGGCGCCCCCGGTGCCGGGTGCGGCCGGCGCGTCGGTGCGCCGGACCTGCACGAGGACTGTCCGCTCGGGGAAGAGGGTGGGGGCGCGGAGCCCGACCTGCTGCAGGACGCGTCCGGTGGTCCGGACCCC
The sequence above is a segment of the Cellulomonas fimi genome. Coding sequences within it:
- a CDS encoding ABC transporter substrate-binding protein, whose protein sequence is MTRRRASRRTTAALAAAALLLPLAACARGDDRTTITFFQFKPEAVEYFEDLAAQFEEQNPDVRVVVQNVPDPETALRTRLVKDDVPDVLTLNGNGTFGEFASAGIFTDFADDPVLDDINPGFVEVVQALGQSAPGAVNGIPFAANASGVLYNEELFAQHGVEVPTTWGELIAAAQTFQDAGVTPFYGMLADAWTAQSPLAPLTAQTAPEDFFEERFAGETTFAEGWLEALEKEGELYEYTQPDPAAVGYQEGTRAFAGGESAMLLLGSYAVPQIRTFEPQFTVGSFALPATDDPERTTLVSGVDVLVTTGADSAHPEEAQRFVEFLLQPDVVQEYAEAQVAIPAIEGAANPDPALAGVQQYIDDERLVGFTDHQFIPAIPLAPLLQEYLLGGDAQTMLTQLDEDWDKVAARRTWGLGKVQEG